From the Streptosporangiales bacterium genome, one window contains:
- a CDS encoding IS982 family transposase, producing the protein VFTRVAQRLLAMAAGIWHNWTTGVTSKRSLTAYDH; encoded by the coding sequence GGGTATTCACCCGAGTCGCCCAACGCCTGCTGGCCATGGCCGCCGGGATCTGGCACAACTGGACCACCGGCGTCACCAGCAAACGATCACTCACCGCCTACGACCACTGA
- a CDS encoding PAC2 family protein — protein MIEVEGGLPELVEPTLICAFEGWNDAADSATGAVEHLEQTWKAQPFAALDPEDYYDFQVNRPQVSLEDDGVTSTIAWPSTRLSVARPPLAPHDIVLVRGIEPSMRWRQFCADILGLAEELGVHTVVTLGALLADAPHTRPVPVTGNTSNADLGTSLSLEPSRYEGPTGIVGVLQSAATDAGLRAVSFWAAVPHYVAPPPCPKATVALLRRIEDLVDTPIPLGELPEQSEAWQRGVDELAREDAEVREYVEALEEQRDAAELPEASGEAIAKEFERYLKRRQHGDGRGYGLGGPTSPI, from the coding sequence TTGATCGAGGTCGAGGGTGGACTGCCCGAGCTCGTCGAGCCGACCCTCATCTGCGCGTTCGAGGGGTGGAACGACGCGGCCGACTCCGCGACGGGAGCGGTCGAGCACCTCGAACAGACGTGGAAGGCGCAGCCGTTCGCGGCGCTCGACCCCGAGGACTACTACGACTTCCAGGTCAACCGGCCGCAGGTGTCGCTCGAGGACGACGGCGTCACCAGCACCATCGCGTGGCCGTCCACCCGACTGTCCGTCGCCCGGCCGCCGCTGGCGCCACACGACATCGTCCTGGTGCGCGGCATCGAGCCCTCGATGCGCTGGCGGCAGTTCTGCGCCGACATCCTCGGGCTCGCCGAGGAGCTCGGCGTCCACACCGTCGTCACGCTCGGTGCGCTGCTCGCCGACGCTCCGCACACCCGCCCGGTGCCCGTCACCGGCAACACGAGCAACGCCGACCTCGGCACGTCCCTGTCGCTCGAGCCCTCCAGGTACGAGGGCCCCACCGGCATCGTCGGCGTCCTGCAGAGCGCGGCGACCGACGCCGGACTCCGTGCCGTGTCGTTCTGGGCGGCCGTCCCGCACTACGTCGCGCCGCCGCCGTGCCCCAAGGCCACGGTCGCCCTCCTGCGCCGCATCGAGGACCTCGTCGACACGCCGATCCCGCTCGGCGAGCTGCCCGAGCAGTCCGAGGCCTGGCAGCGCGGCGTCGACGAGCTCGCCCGCGAGGACGCCGAGGTCCGCGAGTACGTCGAGGCCCTGGAGGAGCAGCGCGACGCCGCCGAGCTGCCCGAGGCCTCCGGCGAGGCGATCGCCAAGGAGTTCGAGCGCTACCTCAAGCGCCGCCAGCACGGCGACGGACGCGGCTACGGACTCGGCGGCCCCACCAGCCCGATCTGA